From a single Eremothecium sinecaudum strain ATCC 58844 chromosome III, complete sequence genomic region:
- the HIS4 gene encoding trifunctional histidinol dehydrogenase/phosphoribosyl-AMP cyclohydrolase/phosphoribosyl-ATP diphosphatase (Syntenic homolog of Ashbya gossypii AFR703W; Syntenic homolog of Saccharomyces cerevisiae YCL030C (HIS4)), whose amino-acid sequence MGFPILPVVNEVSELAEKSFVALAGQLLIDGTQPATAISNVFTEYPNLASVFVAYRNQTYTTEEAITMLNSGVEALFVDHAADAESLASSGVPIERLFVLEEGVYVCGHKSGRSFQLSDIVPVSSLDVKKFSSALLNVLKTDRADKLYTTVVIDVYERCLGLVYSSKESIRMAIEKQAGIYYSRSRNEIWTKGLTSGNTQRLLQLAVDCDGDALKFVVIQEAGHTEEANFCHEGTKSCFGSFQNGLLGLEEVLQARLAQSPEGSYTKRLFNDPALLAAKIREEAEEVVLSDSKENLAWEVADLLYFVMTKMTREGVKLVDVERNLNMKHRMITRRKGDAKEKFLNSPPVSSQENTDRPINHKIHLKVVDSDDTKLLKSTIARPINNATDMGNLVVPIIENVRSKGDKALIELAAKFDHVKLDSPVIEAPFAEEYLVGLTPEVKEAIDISMENVRTFHAAQLQTETLVVETQPGVVCSRFSRPIEKVGLYVPGGTAILPSTAFMLGVPAQVAGCKEIIIASPPRKSDGKVSPEVVYVASKVGASKIVLAGGAQAIAAMAYGTESVPKVDKILGPGNQFVTAAKMYVQNDTAALCSIDMPAGPSEVLVICDETADSDFVASDLLSQAEHGVDSQVILIGVQLTSSKIQNIQDALHKQALQLPRLEIVRKCIEHSALILTPTIEQAFEISNSYAPEHLILQVKSASDYLPLVQNAGSVFVGQYSPESCGDYSSGTNHTLPTYGYAAQYSGVNTSTFQKFITSQEISPEGLSKIGPAVMSIAAVEGLDAHKNAVKIRMQKLNLLNDYQ is encoded by the coding sequence ATGGGGTTTCCGATTTTACCGGTAGTCAATGAAGTCTCAGAACTAGCGGAAAAGTCCTTTGTTGCTTTAGCCGGGCAATTGTTAATTGATGGCACTCAACCTGCTACTGCTATTTCAAATGTATTTACTGAGTATCCAAATTTGGCATCAGTATTCGTTGCATACAGGAACCAGACGTACACGACTGAAGAAGCTATCACTATGTTGAATTCGGGGGTTGAAGCCTTATTTGTTGATCATGCAGCTGACGCAGAGTCTTTGGCATCGAGTGGGGTTCCTATTGAAAGACTGTTTGTCCTTGAAGAAGGCGTCTATGTCTGTGGACATAAAAGCGGAAGAAGCTTCCAGTTAAGTGATATCGTTCCTGTTTCAAGTCTTGATGTTAAGAAGTTTTCTTCTGCTCTGCTAAATGTGCTGAAGACTGACCGTGCTGATAAGCTGTACACAACGGTGGTTATTGATGTCTATGAGCGCTGTTTGGGTTTGGTTTATTCATCTAAGGAGTCTATAAGGATGGCGATCGAGAAACAGGCTGGGATCTACTATTCGAGGTCACGGAATGAAATCTGGACTAAAGGGTTAACTTCAGGTAATACCCAACGATTATTGCAACTGGCAGTGGATTGTGATGGTGATGCCTTGAAGTTCGTTGTTATTCAGGAAGCAGGACATACTGAAGAGGCTAATTTCTGTCACGAAGGGACTAAATCGTGCTTTGGAAGCTTCCAAAACGGTCTTTTAGGCTTGGAGGAGGTACTGCAAGCTAGATTGGCTCAAAGTCCCGAAGGCTCTTACACAAAGAGGTTATTCAATGACCCTGCGCTATTAGCTGCTAAGATTAGAGAGGAAGCAGAAGAGGTTGTTTTGAGTGATAGTAAAGAAAACTTGGCATGGGAAGTTGCAGACTTACTATACTTTGTCATGACCAAGATGACTCGTGAAGGAGTTAAGTTGGTCGATGTGGAACGCAATCTGAATATGAAGCACAGAATGATTACAAGGAGGAAAGGGGATGCAAAAGAGAAGTTCCTCAATTCTCCACCAGTCTCTTCGCAAGAAAATACTGACAGACCTATTAATCATAAGATTCATCTAAAAGTTGTGGACTCAGATGACACTAAGCTACTAAAAAGTACGATTGCAAGACCTATTAACAATGCAACTGATATGGGTAATTTAGTGGTTCCGATCATAGAAAATGTTAGGTCAAAGGGTGATAAGGCCCTTATTGAATTGGCAGCTAAGTTTGATCATGTAAAACTAGACTCTCCTGTTATTGAAGCTCCTTTCGCTGAAGAGTATTTGGTAGGTTTGACGCCAGAAGTGAAAGAAGCGATAGATATATCTATGGAAAACGTGCGCACCTTCCATGCTGCACAATTGCAGACAGAAACCCTAGTTGTAGAGACCCAACCGGGTGTTGTTTGCTCCAGGTTCTCCAGGCCAATCGAAAAGGTGGGTCTTTATGTTCCTGGAGGAACTGCTATATTGCCAAGCACTGCGTTTATGCTTGGTGTACCTGCACAGGTTGCCGGCTGCAAAGAAATCATAATTGCATCTCCTCCACGGAAATCAGACGGCAAAGTTTCCCCCGAGGTTGTGTACGTAGCTTCTAAGGTTGGAGCTTCAAAGATTGTTTTGGCAGGAGGAGCTCAAGCTATTGCTGCGATGGCCTATGGTACGGAATCAGTTCCAAAAGTGGATAAAATACTAGGCCCTGGAAACCAATTTGTGACTGCAGCAAAGATGTATGTGCAGAATGACACTGCAGCGTTGTGCTCAATTGACATGCCTGCTGGGCCCTCCGAAGTTCTGGTTATTTGCGATGAGACCGCCGATTCCGACTTCGTCGCTTCTGATCTCCTCTCGCAAGCAGAACACGGGGTGGACTCACAGGTAATATTAATTGGGGTACAGCTAACATCATCGAAAATTCAAAACATTCAAGATGCGCTCCACAAGCAGGCTCTGCAGCTTCCTCGGCTGGAAATCGTTCGCAAATGTATTGAACATAGCGCGCTAATATTAACCCCTACTATAGAACAGGCTTTTGAGATATCAAACAGCTATGCTCCAGAACATTTGATTTTACAGGTAAAATCAGCTTCTGATTACTTACCTCTAGTCCAAAATGCTGGAAGTGTGTTTGTCGGCCAATATTCGCCGGAATCATGTGGTGACTACTCTAGTGGCACTAATCACACACTCCCAACTTATGGATATGCTGCACAGTACAGTGGAGTGAACACTTCCACATTCCAAAAGTTCATTACATCGCAAGAAATTTCCCCAGAAGGACTGTCGAAGATAGGGCCTGCAGTAATGAGTATCGCAGCAGTAGAAGGATTAGATGCTCATAAGAACGCTGTCAAGATCAGAATGCAAAAGCTAAATCTACTGAATGATTACCAATAG
- the FUS1 gene encoding Fus1p (Syntenic homolog of Ashbya gossypii AFR699C; Syntenic homolog of Saccharomyces cerevisiae YCL027W (FUS1)), protein MNAIVTIDTTVTEETTEVFLTTTNIALHNTVYSSVLVDKYYTSGQELPYAISTVTTLGSSPSSVASTPLKTDLSTASTSALFDLASLSVQANTPPTNSGQVSSTSTTEADTSSILANPLQPERLHGSTMASKSVIGLSIGLPIGVFLIGLIIVAVFVYYRKRSYDEDDPPSKFQNWLLSVSDKSRKKPFLDLEPGSHERFGEDGHIKYKISRKEPPAPYFKAPYHTGVFSDPVENDTAIEKYLYSKPRTIPETKETKRKSNWVYESPLSRWFLSKSIFQQSPTGPTRDYSSSNRDIKTPTVQLRSFKLLNKVRRDEAPKPTTAYYSGIVTHNEDVWEPPVSTIPTPASQIAGTTAPQFSPFAMPPTIPHSVPGIRSYESTPKPSPDVTVMLPMNDSSSALEDTDINVKEKSSTGEELPIAKVIKSFHPRLLDEIRLDVGETVRVLAKHSDGWCLVEKCDPLAPHDKIDTESISDSNYLNDYRGIVPLMCLETI, encoded by the coding sequence ATGAACGCAATAGTGACAATAGACACGACAGTAACCGAAGAGACGACAGAGGTTTTCCTAACGACTACGAACATCGCATTACATAATACGGTATACAGTAGTGTGCTTGTGGATAAGTACTACACAAGCGGTCAGGAATTACCTTACGCAATTTCGACGGTTACGACACTTGGGAGCTCCCCTTCATCAGTGGCTTCGACTCCGCTAAAAACAGATTTGTCGACGGCATCGACGTCTGCATTATTTGATCTGGCATCCCTATCAGTGCAAGCTAATACACCTCCAACTAATAGTGGACAAGTTAGTAGCACTAGCACTACTGAAGCGGATACAAGTAGCATATTGGCAAACCCGCTGCAACCAGAACGACTTCACGGTTCTACCATGGCATCTAAGAGCGTAATAGGACTATCTATTGGTCTGCCCATCGGGGTTTTTCTCATAGGGCTAATAATAGTTGCAGTTTTCGTTTACTACAGAAAACGAAGTtatgatgaagatgacCCTCCCAGCAAGTTCCAAAACTGGTTACTGTCCGTTAGCGACAAGTCAAGAAAGAAGCCATTTTTAGACCTCGAACCAGGGTCACATGAGAGGTTCGGTGAAGACGGACATATAAAGTACAAGATCTCTAGAAAGGAGCCACCGGCTCCGTACTTCAAGGCACCATATCATACGGGGGTATTCTCAGATCCAGTTGAAAACGACACCGCAATAGAGAAGTATCTGTACTCAAAGCCACGTACCATCCCGGAAACGAAGGAGACAAAGCGAAAATCCAACTGGGTATACGAGTCGCCGTTATCGCGTTGGTTTTTGTCTAAATCTATTTTCCAGCAATCCCCCACTGGTCCAACTCGTGACTACTCATCCAGTAACCGCGATATTAAGACGCCAACGGTACAGCTAAGGAGCTTCAAGCTACTAAATAAGGTTCGTCGGGACGAAGCTCCTAAACCCACAACAGCCTATTATTCAGGGATAGTAACACATAATGAAGACGTATGGGAGCCACCGGTATCCACTATTCCAACGCCTGCATCCCAGATCGCAGGGACCACTGCACCGCAATTTTCTCCTTTCGCAATGCCCCCTACAATTCCTCACAGCGTGCCAGGCATTAGAAGCTACGAATCAACCCCCAAACCATCTCCAGATGTAACAGTAATGCTACCCATGAACGACTCCTCCTCGGCCCTTGAAGATACAGATATCAACGTAAAAGAAAAGAGCTCTACAGGAGAAGAGTTACCTATAGCTAAGGTGATCAAGTCATTCCACCCGCGCCTACTGGACGAAATAAGATTAGACGTGGGCGAAACCGTACGAGTATTAGCTAAGCATTCCGACGGGTGGTGTTTGGTAGAAAAGTGTGATCCTCTCGCTCCTCACGATAAAATAGATACGGAGAGCATATCTGATTCCAACTATCTAAATGACTACAGAGGTATCGTCCCTCTGATGTGTCTCGAAACGATCTGA
- the BIK1 gene encoding Bik1p (Syntenic homolog of Ashbya gossypii AFR702W; Syntenic homolog of Saccharomyces cerevisiae YCL029C (BIK1)) translates to MSDKYQDKIGKFFQIPHVGRAQLKYIGPIEGKEGIYVGFDVLANIGKNDGSFNGKRYFETVYPQSGIFNRLEKVDSLLESSSGALSMDMSSGSNSSSLPAPLPVANGSGESSEAAAISNFAKSFNRSSSVVYRSPSLRRYPSRSTNILGRRTVTSENEHLITSMDSHCAARDTSVRLPSGDEDIDMDIKSNVSTDIFHSLPQSPREARYSSATYDAKIKEQREEIMHYKRLLDEQRIVFEEIQPAIDDYEEKLRSFEVENRRLQKTLQAERESLAKHKHYFELEHKQLLSVVEELHKEIKENEERILRQQRRQTVIMEDTSQLVELDSFKGENNELRKQIKALELIKDDYEQMRKEWEQERRQLQMQNQSLNAECNSVSRQLAELKLKYESAGTSPECKSSLVRLDLKKGKPEISTPEKDRTVQIVELAMSSASAVEPITSNLEIVGESLPLYEGKKNNDATAGRLLWCALCEKDGHSAFECTEVAF, encoded by the coding sequence ATGTCAGACAAGTATCAGGATAAGATTGGGAAGTTCTTTCAAATACCTCACGTTGGTAGAGCGCAATTGAAGTATATTGGTCCTATAGAAGGTAAGGAGGGGATATATGTGGGGTTTGATGTACTCGCGAATATAGGAAAGAACGATGGAAGCTTTAATGGAAAGCGGTATTTCGAGACAGTCTACCCCCAGTCGGGGATATTCAATAGATTAGAAAAAGTTGATTCGCTTTTAGAATCTTCTTCCGGAGCTTTATCTATGGATATGTCTTCTGGGTCGAATAGCTCATCGCTACCGGCTCCTTTGCCAGTAGCGAACGGTTCTGGTGAATCATCAGAAGCTGCTGCTATATCTAACTTTGCGAAATCATTTAACCGCAGTAGTAGTGTTGTTTACCGGTCCCCTTCTTTAAGGCGGTATCCGAGTCGAAGTACAAACATTCTAGGGAGAAGAACCGTCACGTCTGAAAATGAACATCTGATCACTTCTATGGATTCCCATTGTGCTGCTAGAGATACAAGTGTACGGCTGCCAAGTGGAGATGAAGATATAGATATGGATATCAAATCCAATGTGTCTACCGATATCTTCCACAGCCTGCCTCAAAGTCCAAGAGAAGCCAGATATAGTAGCGCTACCTACGATGCTAAAATTAAAGAACAGCGGGAGGAAATTATGCATTACAAACGTCTGCTTGATGAGCAGAGAATTGTTTTCGAGGAGATACAACCTGCTATTGACGACTATGAGGAAAAGTTGCGCTCATTTGAGGTGGAGAATAGACGTTTGCAAAAAACCTTACAAGCAGAGCGTGAATCTCTTGCCAAACATAAGCATTATTTTGAATTAGAACACAAGCAGTTATTATCCGTCGTTGAAGAATTGCATAAGGAGATTAAAGAAAACGAAGAGAGGATCTTGAGACAACAGAGGCGGCAAACTGTTATCATGGAGGATACTTCACAGCTAGTGGAGCTGGACTCTTTTAAAGGTGAAAATAATGAATTAAGAAAGCAAATAAAGGCCCTAGAGCTTATTAAAGACGACTATGAGCAAATGAGAAAGGAATGGGAACAAGAACGTCGACAACTACAAATGCAAAATCAGTCGTTGAACGCGGAATGCAACAGTGTTTCTCGACAATTAGCAGAACTAAAACTAAAGTATGAAAGTGCTGGAACATCCCCTGAATGTAAATCGTCCTTGGTACGATTAGATCTTAAAAAAGGCAAGCCAGAAATTAGTACTCCGGAAAAGGACAGAACAGTACAAATTGTGGAATTGGCAATGAGCTCTGCTAGTGCTGTAGAACCTATTACTTCCAACCTTGAGATTGTTGGTGAATCTTTACCATTATATGAAGGCAAAAAGAATAATGATGCTACTGCTGGTAGATTGCTATGGTGTGCTTTATGTGAGAAAGATGGTCATTCAGCATTTGAATGTACCGAGGTTGCATTttaa
- the RNQ1 gene encoding prion domain-containing protein RNQ1 (Syntenic homolog of Ashbya gossypii AFR701C; Syntenic homolog of Saccharomyces cerevisiae YCL028W (RNQ1)): protein MNVNNLIQEAQGLFQNGNHGEAVNKLTDAARSNPDQSQMSSIENIIQSLGKYVVSNGSGGSGGLGNTLMSTFMSNSGSPQGQLGKLALLSTILGSGKGSGGFNLGSVASMLGGGGGSGGIGSSGLSSIASNFFGGQNKQQGGPQGNEGNSGSGGIADMMGNFLNSQK from the coding sequence ATGAACGTTAATAATTTGATACAGGAAGCCCAAGGCTTGTTCCAAAATGGAAACCATGGTGAAGCGGTTAACAAGTTGACTGACGCTGCTCGCAGTAACCCTGATCAATCGCAAATGTCCTCAATTGAAAACATAATTCAAAGTTTGGGAAAATACGTTGTTTCGAATGGCAGTGGTGGCAGTGGAGGACTGGGCAATACCTTGATGTCTACGTTCATGTCTAACTCTGGTTCGCCTCAAGGTCAGTTGGGTAAATTAGCATTGCTCTCAACCATTTTAGGGTCCGGTAAAGGCAGCGGGGGGTTCAACCTTGGCTCTGTAGCTTCCATGTTAGGAGGCGGCGGCGGTTCTGGTGGTATTGGAAGTTCTGGCTTGAGTTCCATTGCGTCAAACTTCTTTGGAGGACAGAATAAGCAGCAAGGTGGTCCTCAAGGAAATGAAGGGAACTCTGGCTCTGGCGGCATAGCTGATATGATGGGTAATTTCTTGAATTCTCAAAAATGA
- a CDS encoding HCL639Cp (Syntenic homolog of Ashbya gossypii AFR700W; Syntenic homolog of Ashbya gossypii NOHBY661; No homolog in Saccharomyces cerevisiae; Syntenic homolog of Kluyveromyces lactis KLLA0C01496g) translates to MLLERSQMYLYSSIGLVSILQLDLVLDINYIMKFDRIVLASSLFFSFVTPEEVVLDTPGVLISPLTHNSEINDLEAEEDEGFHILRRDEGGFEGDRNHVFKRSQRRSFFDLEKNDLLRLHNEKRRLHVDTPPLTWSDKLADYAAAYADSLVGTDYDPCSLNLRHSNGPYGENIGAIIRPFESDIATSRDIVFAWYDEIKDYDFLDITGTRRNGRLVGHFTQMIWAATEKVGCTLLYCPADSRFGKTLTLYILCSYEPAGNVVMAANAPDRFLRYRQNVKRLKVL, encoded by the coding sequence ATGCTGCTAGAGAGAAGCCAAATGTATTTATATAGCAGTATCGGTTTAGTGTCGATTTTGCAGCTAGATCTTGTTCTAGACATCAACTATATAATGAAATTTGATAGAATTGTTTTAGCTTCGAGTCTGTTCTTTAGCTTCGTGACACCTGAAGAGGTCGTTTTGGACACTCCGGGAGTCCTGATTTCCCCATTAACACACAATTCTGAGATTAATGATTTAGAAGCGGAAGAAGACGAAGGCTTTCATATTCTACGTCGAGATGAGGGTGGATTTGAAGGGGACCGAAATCATGTTTTCAAGCGCAGCCAGAGGCGGAGCTTCTTTGATTTAGAGAAAAACGACCTACTACGATTACATAATGAGAAAAGAAGGCTGCATGTCGATACCCCACCACTGACGTGGAGCGATAAATTGGCAGATTATGCGGCTGCTTATGCTGACTCACTTGTTGGCACGGATTATGATCCGTGTTCATTAAATCTAAGACATTCTAATGGCCCTTATGGTGAAAATATAGGAGCTATTATTCGTCCTTTTGAAAGTGATATTGCTACTTCAAGAGATATTGTTTTTGCATGGTATGATGAGATTAAAGATTATGACTTTTTGGACATCACTGGAACCAGACGTAACGGTCGCTTGGTAGGACATTTTACCCAGATGATTTGGGCTGCCACTGAAAAAGTCGGCTGTACATTACTTTATTGTCCAGCAGACAGTAGGTTTGGTAAAACCTTGACGTTATATATCCTGTGTTCATATGAACCTGCTGGAAATGTTGTAATGGCCGCAAATGCACCAGACAGGTTTCTACGGTACAGGCAAAACGTGAAAAGATTAAAGGTACTTTAA